A single genomic interval of Spirosoma taeanense harbors:
- a CDS encoding Sec-independent protein translocase subunit TatA/TatB — translation MFGLGTSEIVLILCFILLFFGAKKLPELARGLGKGIREFKDATNDIQSTIDEASIR, via the coding sequence ATGTTTGGCTTAGGCACTTCCGAGATCGTGCTGATTCTCTGTTTTATTCTCTTGTTTTTCGGCGCTAAAAAATTGCCCGAATTAGCGCGTGGACTGGGTAAAGGCATCCGCGAATTCAAGGATGCGACGAACGATATTCAATCAACCATCGACGAAGCCTCGATTCGCTAA
- a CDS encoding LytR/AlgR family response regulator transcription factor has product MIRAIALDDEPPALRVLSHFCQQVEFINLEKTFTRTDEAQQYLTDVGADLLFLDINMPFISGTDFYRAISQSASQPPMVIFTTAYAEYAVEGFTLNAVDYLLKPFTFERFLQAVTKAQDYVRWQQRTKSAEEYLFIRADYTVYKVVLTDILFIEGLDDYLKIHLESSNRPIVARMTMKSILEKLPGADAPNSPFVRVHRSFIVPFSRIEGIRNKTILLAGRGIPIGASYEPGLLGRFRS; this is encoded by the coding sequence ATGATCCGCGCCATCGCTTTAGACGACGAACCGCCCGCGCTGCGGGTGCTGAGCCACTTCTGTCAACAGGTGGAGTTTATCAATCTGGAAAAAACATTCACCCGCACCGACGAGGCCCAGCAGTACCTGACAGACGTAGGCGCCGACCTGCTGTTCCTGGACATTAACATGCCGTTCATCTCCGGAACGGATTTTTATCGGGCGATCAGTCAGTCGGCGAGCCAGCCGCCCATGGTGATTTTCACCACGGCATACGCCGAGTATGCCGTGGAAGGCTTTACGCTCAACGCCGTGGACTATCTGCTCAAACCCTTTACGTTCGAGCGGTTTTTGCAGGCCGTTACCAAGGCGCAGGATTACGTCCGCTGGCAGCAGCGCACCAAATCAGCCGAGGAGTATCTCTTTATCCGAGCCGATTATACCGTTTACAAGGTTGTTCTAACCGATATCCTGTTCATCGAAGGTCTGGACGACTACCTGAAAATTCATCTGGAGTCCAGCAACCGACCGATTGTGGCGCGGATGACCATGAAGTCAATTCTTGAAAAATTGCCGGGTGCCGATGCGCCCAACAGCCCGTTTGTGCGGGTGCATCGGTCGTTTATCGTGCCCTTTAGCCGGATCGAAGGCATCCGCAACAAGACCATCCTGCTGGCCGGGCGCGGAATCCCCATTGGCGCCAGCTACGAGCCGGGCTTGCTGGGGCGTTTTCGGTCGTAA
- a CDS encoding FecR family protein, with protein sequence MQDNRHFEPEDLATDPSFQRWQLHDDPVEASIWQEWLVQNPDRKESIEKASVLLNSIRVGYAEEPEGNRTVSDREVQEEIHRLYQSIDAPRVLSVKWFQRTPVRYGMAASVLVILGLFGWYLLHPFRAQTEVTYGELVAQAHNPLKEVINTSASPLVVNLPDKSTILLYPRSRVSYSSHFSGVRREVYLLGEAFFEVSKNPLKPFYVYADGLVTKVLGTSFLVQTNERAGQVKVIVKTGKVSVFARNQMPSPEQKEDYKLGGTVLTPNQQVVFSAEETRLVKSVVQDPALLKKSIQKESFNFKRTPITNVFATLEQAYSIKIIYDEELMKNCYLTATLYDEPLFEKLDLICRTINADYEQLDGYIVINSPGCN encoded by the coding sequence ATGCAGGATAACAGGCATTTCGAGCCCGAGGATTTAGCGACTGATCCTTCTTTCCAGCGTTGGCAGCTGCACGACGACCCCGTCGAGGCTAGTATCTGGCAGGAGTGGCTGGTTCAGAATCCGGACAGAAAAGAATCCATCGAGAAAGCGTCGGTACTGCTGAACAGCATTCGGGTGGGATACGCAGAGGAGCCTGAGGGAAATCGAACTGTTTCTGATCGGGAGGTTCAGGAAGAGATCCACCGGCTATACCAGTCCATCGACGCCCCGCGCGTGCTGTCGGTGAAATGGTTTCAGCGCACGCCCGTTCGGTATGGCATGGCGGCCAGCGTACTGGTTATCCTGGGGCTGTTTGGCTGGTATCTGCTGCATCCGTTCCGGGCTCAAACCGAGGTTACGTATGGGGAACTGGTGGCGCAGGCCCACAATCCCCTGAAAGAAGTGATCAATACGAGCGCCAGTCCGCTCGTGGTGAACCTGCCCGATAAGAGTACGATCCTGCTTTATCCCCGGAGCCGGGTTAGCTATTCAAGTCATTTTTCGGGCGTCAGGCGTGAAGTGTATTTACTGGGTGAAGCGTTTTTTGAAGTTTCGAAGAATCCATTAAAGCCTTTTTACGTGTATGCCGATGGTCTGGTTACGAAGGTGTTGGGAACCAGTTTTCTGGTGCAGACCAACGAACGGGCCGGGCAGGTGAAGGTAATCGTGAAGACGGGTAAAGTGTCCGTATTTGCCCGGAATCAGATGCCTTCACCGGAACAGAAAGAGGACTACAAACTGGGTGGTACGGTGCTGACGCCAAACCAGCAGGTGGTTTTCTCGGCCGAGGAAACCCGCCTGGTGAAAAGTGTGGTGCAGGACCCGGCCCTGCTGAAAAAGTCAATTCAGAAAGAGTCGTTTAATTTTAAGCGCACCCCGATCACGAACGTATTCGCTACGCTTGAGCAGGCCTACAGCATCAAAATCATTTACGACGAGGAACTGATGAAAAACTGCTATCTGACGGCTACGCTCTACGATGAGCCCCTGTTTGAAAAGCTGGATCTCATCTGCCGAACCATCAACGCCGACTACGAGCAGCTCGATGGCTATATCGTCATTAACAGCCCCGGCTGTAACTAA
- a CDS encoding sugar phosphate isomerase/epimerase family protein: protein MYSSRRDFLKHLGLTTGLGLLANLPLEASGGIPTKKPFFAISLAEWSLHRTLQAGKLTNLEFPAKAKNDFGISAVEYVDQFFKDKAKDQPYLSELKKRTGDLGVRNVLIMVDTAGPLADTDDAKRKQGVESHYQWVDAARFLGCHSIRVNLRGKGSAEDVAKASIDGLGRLAEYGAKNMIGIIVENHGGYSSDGKWLTNVIRQINNPYAGTLPDFDNFKLNETSVYDRYLGVEEMMPFANGVSAKSRDFDAQGNETTIDYPRMLQIAKKGKTSAFKGYIGIEYSGNRLSEDDGIRATKQLLERAGQTVS from the coding sequence ATGTATTCATCCCGTCGCGATTTTCTGAAACACCTTGGCCTGACCACCGGCCTGGGTTTACTGGCTAACCTTCCGCTGGAAGCAAGTGGCGGAATTCCCACTAAAAAGCCATTCTTTGCTATTTCTCTGGCCGAGTGGTCGCTGCACCGGACACTGCAGGCGGGCAAACTGACGAACCTGGAGTTCCCCGCCAAAGCCAAAAATGACTTTGGTATCAGTGCCGTAGAGTATGTCGATCAGTTTTTCAAAGACAAAGCCAAGGATCAGCCATACCTGAGCGAATTGAAAAAACGTACCGGCGACTTAGGGGTACGTAATGTCCTGATTATGGTCGATACGGCCGGACCACTGGCGGATACCGATGATGCCAAACGGAAGCAGGGCGTCGAAAGCCACTATCAATGGGTCGATGCCGCCAGGTTCCTGGGTTGCCATTCCATCCGGGTCAACCTGCGTGGTAAAGGCTCGGCGGAGGACGTTGCCAAAGCGAGCATTGACGGGCTGGGGCGGCTGGCCGAGTACGGGGCCAAGAACATGATTGGCATTATTGTCGAGAATCACGGCGGCTATTCGTCCGATGGCAAGTGGCTCACGAACGTAATCCGTCAGATTAATAACCCATACGCCGGTACACTGCCCGATTTCGACAACTTCAAACTAAACGAAACATCGGTATATGATCGTTATCTGGGCGTTGAGGAGATGATGCCCTTCGCTAATGGCGTGAGTGCCAAATCGCGCGATTTCGATGCGCAGGGGAATGAAACGACTATCGATTACCCACGCATGCTGCAGATCGCCAAGAAAGGAAAGACCTCTGCCTTCAAGGGCTACATCGGTATTGAATACTCCGGCAACCGGCTTAGTGAAGACGACGGCATCCGCGCCACCAAACAGCTCCTCGAACGGGCCGGACAAACTGTTTCGTAA
- a CDS encoding response regulator transcription factor, which produces MARVLVVEDDVQLRENICEQLELNNHQVRSASNGVQAFELLPGFSPNLILCDIMMPQMDGITFIRAVKRHICYRSIPIIFLTAKVAQQDMIQGLEEGAVDYLFKPFLHKELLLKINNLTNLRTEFLLQQSAQSAVGNETEIQFVKSFTEQLERHLDDASLTAECMAQTMNMSLSALQRNLKKYLDRSFSEILRDYRLRRATAFLVRTDLSLQQIASRCGFSSLSYFSFCFKEVNGQSPLRYRQKHQLRANPD; this is translated from the coding sequence ATGGCGAGAGTTTTAGTGGTTGAGGATGATGTGCAGTTACGGGAAAATATTTGTGAACAGCTTGAGCTCAACAACCACCAGGTCCGATCAGCTTCGAATGGCGTTCAGGCCTTTGAGTTACTCCCTGGTTTTTCGCCTAATTTAATTCTGTGCGATATTATGATGCCTCAGATGGACGGGATTACGTTTATCCGGGCCGTTAAGCGTCACATCTGCTATCGCTCTATACCAATCATCTTCCTAACGGCCAAAGTCGCTCAGCAGGATATGATTCAGGGGCTGGAAGAAGGCGCGGTTGATTATCTGTTCAAGCCCTTTCTGCACAAAGAGCTGTTATTGAAGATTAATAACCTTACGAATCTTCGAACGGAGTTTTTACTTCAGCAATCAGCGCAGTCGGCAGTGGGCAATGAAACAGAGATTCAGTTTGTTAAATCATTCACGGAGCAGTTAGAGCGTCATCTGGACGATGCTTCGCTGACCGCCGAATGTATGGCGCAAACAATGAACATGAGTCTTTCGGCCCTGCAGCGCAATCTGAAAAAATACCTTGATAGAAGTTTCAGCGAGATCCTGAGAGACTACCGGCTGCGTCGGGCAACGGCCTTTCTGGTCCGGACGGACCTGAGCCTGCAGCAGATCGCCAGCCGGTGTGGGTTTTCGAGTCTCTCCTATTTTTCGTTCTGTTTCAAAGAAGTTAACGGTCAGTCTCCGCTTCGCTACCGGCAGAAACACCAGCTGAGAGCAAACCCCGATTAA
- a CDS encoding pirin family protein, producing MDTQTMAQIYLADQRGRSESASVHSRHTFNVGDYAAEGREPFGALLLLNEDTLRAGASLTMAVQEPTEVVLLPIVGGLEYAYAGTFSFAEPGQSVVLSLAAGMAYTVSNPYESEFINYIQFWLTKPQYDFAPVVSQTEFDLARMNTLLPCFGEPSGYQGFIGRYSGRQEGTYTVTAATDRQNRQLFVFVVQGVFEVANRLLHDRDGLALTCDQAEVLEFEALSNDAVLIVIDLATADQ from the coding sequence ATGGATACCCAGACAATGGCTCAGATCTACCTGGCTGATCAGCGGGGACGCTCGGAAAGCGCTTCGGTCCATAGCCGCCATACCTTCAATGTCGGAGACTATGCGGCCGAGGGGCGCGAGCCGTTCGGGGCTCTATTACTTCTGAATGAAGATACCCTACGGGCCGGGGCCAGCCTGACGATGGCGGTTCAGGAGCCGACGGAGGTAGTGCTGCTGCCGATTGTGGGCGGGCTTGAGTATGCGTATGCGGGAACATTCAGCTTTGCCGAGCCCGGCCAGTCGGTGGTGCTGTCGCTTGCCGCCGGAATGGCCTACACCGTCAGCAATCCGTATGAAAGCGAGTTTATCAACTATATCCAATTCTGGTTAACGAAACCCCAGTACGATTTTGCCCCGGTCGTCAGCCAGACCGAATTTGATCTGGCTAGGATGAATACGTTGCTGCCGTGCTTCGGCGAGCCATCCGGCTATCAGGGATTTATAGGCCGGTATTCTGGGCGGCAGGAGGGGACGTATACTGTGACAGCAGCGACTGACAGGCAGAACCGCCAACTGTTTGTCTTCGTTGTACAGGGTGTTTTTGAAGTGGCGAACCGGCTGCTGCACGACCGGGATGGCCTGGCGTTAACCTGCGATCAGGCCGAGGTACTTGAATTTGAAGCCCTGTCGAATGACGCCGTTCTGATTGTGATCGACCTGGCAACTGCCGATCAATAG
- a CDS encoding dioxygenase family protein, whose translation MERKEFLKRGFSSLLGVAALVPVMGACSDTTVDPASTTSTTTGGTTTSTGSTNGSSSSDCTVTASETEGPFPTKVPANFVRKDIRDDRTGIPLAITITIKNANSSCAALAGALVDIWHCDKDGYYSEYGGSGMQSVNLTSVDFLRGRQTTNADGSVSFTSIFPGWYSGRAPHIHVHVYNASGKSLLVTQIAFPYDITNTVYTTGQSYGYTKGAQDTKNERDNVFGDGYTNELGTVSGSNSAGYALTHTIVVKA comes from the coding sequence ATGGAACGTAAAGAATTTTTGAAACGCGGCTTCAGCAGTCTGTTGGGCGTAGCGGCCCTGGTTCCTGTGATGGGGGCCTGCTCGGATACAACCGTCGACCCAGCCAGCACTACCAGCACAACCACGGGCGGTACGACCACTTCGACCGGCTCCACGAACGGCAGTTCCTCCAGCGACTGCACCGTTACGGCCTCCGAAACCGAAGGACCGTTCCCGACGAAAGTGCCGGCCAACTTCGTTCGTAAGGACATCCGCGACGACCGTACGGGTATTCCCCTCGCCATTACGATCACCATTAAGAATGCAAATAGCAGTTGCGCTGCGCTGGCGGGTGCGCTGGTGGATATCTGGCACTGCGACAAGGATGGTTATTACTCCGAGTATGGCGGGTCGGGTATGCAGAGTGTCAATCTCACCAGCGTTGACTTTTTGCGGGGGCGTCAGACGACCAACGCCGATGGTTCGGTTAGCTTTACGTCAATCTTCCCCGGCTGGTATTCGGGTCGGGCACCGCATATCCACGTACATGTGTATAACGCCAGCGGAAAATCATTGCTGGTGACCCAGATTGCGTTCCCCTACGATATCACCAACACCGTTTACACAACGGGGCAATCGTATGGCTACACGAAAGGCGCGCAGGATACCAAAAACGAACGCGACAATGTGTTCGGCGACGGCTACACGAATGAGTTGGGCACGGTTTCGGGTAGTAACAGCGCAGGCTATGCGTTAACCCACACGATTGTGGTCAAGGCTTAA
- a CDS encoding AraC family transcriptional regulator, with the protein MPKVILLSDFSEDYGKSLLRGITAYAKEHGPWVFCRMPLFFRETLGADGILQWARDWGTDGLIAQLYREEDAEVITQAGIPLIAQDFKERFSNVPNITGDYYETGKLGATYFLQKGYAHFAFYGFNTFVWSRERAQGYEETLKQHGHTVYYFEHEKARSGELWYYKPSSLSQWLKSLPKPIALMACDDDQGQHITEACKLAGIRIPEEVAVLGVDNDDIICNISDPALSSISLAAVQGGYQAAALLDQLMSSRSLTGPSIVVRPIQVIERASTDMFATSDPAIQQALRYIHQHIDQNLSVTQVLAQVALSRRAFEIRFHAITGLPVYQYILRLRMDKFARQLLETDKSIYELAIECGFPDTKNLARQFRDVKGCSPNEYRQLHSMPL; encoded by the coding sequence ATGCCCAAGGTCATTTTACTTTCCGATTTTTCGGAAGATTACGGCAAAAGCCTGCTTCGCGGAATTACAGCCTACGCTAAAGAACATGGCCCCTGGGTATTCTGCCGGATGCCGCTGTTTTTTCGCGAAACGCTGGGGGCTGATGGAATCCTGCAATGGGCCAGAGACTGGGGCACTGATGGCCTGATCGCGCAGTTGTACCGGGAAGAAGACGCAGAGGTGATTACCCAGGCGGGAATTCCGCTGATCGCTCAGGACTTTAAAGAACGGTTCAGCAATGTGCCGAACATTACCGGCGACTATTACGAAACCGGAAAACTAGGGGCTACGTATTTCCTCCAGAAAGGTTACGCGCACTTTGCGTTCTATGGCTTCAACACCTTCGTCTGGTCGAGGGAGCGGGCGCAGGGCTACGAAGAGACGCTGAAACAGCACGGCCACACGGTCTATTATTTTGAGCACGAAAAAGCCCGATCGGGCGAACTCTGGTACTACAAACCCTCGTCGCTCAGCCAGTGGCTGAAATCCCTGCCTAAACCGATTGCCCTAATGGCCTGCGATGACGACCAGGGCCAGCACATCACCGAAGCCTGCAAACTCGCGGGTATCCGCATTCCAGAAGAAGTGGCCGTGCTGGGCGTCGATAACGACGATATTATCTGCAACATCTCCGACCCGGCCCTGTCCAGCATTAGTCTGGCGGCTGTGCAGGGTGGGTATCAGGCCGCAGCCCTGCTCGACCAGTTGATGAGCAGCCGGTCGCTGACCGGACCCAGCATTGTTGTCCGGCCCATTCAGGTGATTGAGCGCGCATCGACCGATATGTTCGCAACCAGCGATCCGGCTATCCAGCAGGCGCTGCGCTACATTCACCAGCATATCGACCAGAATCTTAGCGTAACGCAGGTGTTAGCGCAGGTAGCCCTCTCCCGACGAGCCTTCGAAATCCGGTTTCATGCCATCACCGGCCTGCCGGTATATCAGTATATTCTCCGGCTACGTATGGACAAGTTTGCACGGCAACTGCTCGAAACGGATAAATCAATTTATGAGCTGGCTATTGAGTGCGGCTTTCCGGACACCAAGAACCTGGCCCGTCAGTTTAGAGACGTAAAAGGCTGCTCTCCAAATGAATACCGTCAGCTTCATTCCATGCCACTTTAA
- a CDS encoding gluconate 2-dehydrogenase subunit 3 family protein yields MQRRSALKSLAVTFGGLVSLPAWASSWTPDSVGPVSLVSFDEETLLGEIVETFIPETSTPGAKSLKVHQFALRMIKDCYGESAQTTLQQGLALTETTAQQAYSKAFAACDAPQRLDVLSRMVASTDPAGKPFVDLAKRLTIQGYTNSEYYLVNVQKFTMAPGFYHGCVPVSKLAVNGTK; encoded by the coding sequence ATGCAACGACGTTCTGCCCTAAAAAGCCTGGCTGTGACCTTCGGCGGCCTAGTGAGCCTTCCGGCCTGGGCATCAAGCTGGACGCCCGATTCCGTCGGGCCTGTTTCTCTGGTATCGTTCGACGAGGAAACCCTGCTGGGCGAAATCGTCGAAACGTTCATTCCGGAAACTAGTACCCCCGGTGCCAAATCGCTGAAGGTTCACCAGTTTGCCCTGCGGATGATTAAGGACTGCTACGGCGAATCCGCGCAGACAACCTTACAGCAGGGACTTGCCCTGACCGAAACCACCGCGCAGCAGGCGTATAGCAAAGCGTTCGCGGCCTGTGATGCCCCCCAGCGGCTGGACGTTCTTTCCCGAATGGTGGCCTCAACCGATCCGGCGGGTAAGCCCTTTGTCGATCTCGCTAAACGCCTGACCATTCAGGGCTACACCAACTCAGAGTATTACCTGGTTAATGTACAGAAGTTCACCATGGCTCCGGGTTTTTATCATGGTTGCGTACCCGTATCCAAGCTGGCCGTGAATGGTACGAAGTAA
- a CDS encoding sensor histidine kinase: protein MSRNAALVVIHLLACLAFLALPYLFIEDGFSKLAELPVNPHEQRNLLSYLLTIAFFYVNFFWLIPQLYFGRKYVLYGLCVLGCFLLVQGTLTTINRHGIPFTNRPMQLPPPPQEAGPTGPPAGQLPQRPSARPDRAPVQPGLPPEISQTFFLFLAGLLLSLAIRINNRWRETERARLHTELSYLKAQINPHFLFNTLNSIYSLAIEQSPATADAIVQLSSFLRYVIAEGHQNRVALSHELAYIGHYIALQQLRLADTVPVQYTTEGNPGNLQIAPLLLISFIENAFKYGVSPQEPSRIDIRIELTGNRLYGYIFNRKVRVADSTAVGSGIGLSNANARLQLLYPGQHELRILDEPDSFTVELLLTLS, encoded by the coding sequence ATGAGTCGAAACGCAGCGCTTGTTGTCATTCACCTGCTGGCTTGTCTGGCTTTTCTGGCCTTGCCATACCTGTTCATTGAAGACGGGTTTTCCAAATTGGCCGAGCTGCCTGTCAATCCGCATGAGCAGCGGAATCTGCTGTCCTATCTGCTGACCATCGCGTTTTTCTACGTCAACTTTTTCTGGCTGATTCCCCAACTCTACTTCGGGCGGAAATACGTGCTGTACGGGCTGTGTGTATTGGGATGCTTTTTGCTGGTGCAGGGAACACTCACTACGATTAATCGGCACGGGATTCCGTTCACCAACCGCCCGATGCAGTTACCACCGCCACCTCAGGAGGCCGGACCAACCGGGCCGCCCGCCGGTCAATTACCTCAACGGCCTTCTGCACGACCAGATCGCGCACCGGTGCAACCGGGTTTGCCTCCTGAAATCAGCCAGACGTTTTTTCTGTTTCTGGCGGGGCTGCTGCTGTCGCTGGCCATCCGGATCAACAACCGCTGGCGCGAAACCGAGCGGGCACGGCTCCATACCGAACTGTCGTACCTGAAAGCACAGATTAATCCGCACTTTCTGTTTAATACGCTCAACAGCATTTATTCGTTGGCTATCGAGCAGTCGCCGGCTACGGCCGACGCCATTGTGCAGCTTTCGTCGTTTCTGCGGTACGTCATTGCCGAAGGCCATCAGAACCGCGTAGCCCTGAGCCATGAACTGGCCTACATCGGCCACTACATTGCCCTGCAGCAACTGCGATTGGCGGATACCGTACCAGTTCAATACACCACGGAGGGTAACCCCGGTAATTTGCAGATTGCCCCGCTGCTGCTGATTTCCTTTATTGAAAACGCCTTCAAATACGGCGTCAGTCCGCAGGAGCCGTCCCGCATCGATATACGTATCGAGCTGACCGGAAACCGACTTTACGGTTACATCTTCAATCGGAAAGTTCGCGTGGCCGATTCGACGGCCGTTGGCAGCGGCATCGGTCTGTCCAACGCCAACGCCCGCCTGCAACTGCTGTATCCGGGACAGCACGAGTTGCGAATCCTGGATGAACCGGATAGTTTCACGGTCGAACTCTTGCTAACGCTGTCATGA
- a CDS encoding GMC oxidoreductase, with amino-acid sequence MSFLNIDSAKERTFDAIVVGSGISGGWAAKELTGKGLRTLVLERGRDVKHVTDYPTTMMQPWEFQHGGQLTKEYRDANPIASRCYANREDANHFFVKDAEHPYVQEKPFDWIRGYQVGGKSLMWARGTQRWSQYDFEGPARDGFAVEWPIGYADIAPWYSYVEKFAGISGNKDGLPQLPDGEFLPPHEQSCVEKHFTEQMAKHYNGTRPIIIGRCAHLTKPQPIHLQQGRGQCQNRSLCQRGCPYGGYFSSNSSTLPWAAKTGKLTLRPDSVVHSIIFDEKKNKATGVRVIDAHTKEMTEYYAKIIFVNAACLNTNLVLLNSKSNRFPNGLGNDNGLLGKYVAFHNFRTGISAEHDGFQDTTTEGIRPNSSYIPRFRNVFKQETTGPGSRFLRGYAAGFGSSRATDVDTSGMGEDLKNSLMQPKYGNWRVSSHMMGETIPKESNFVALDSSLTDAWGIPQLKISVAYDDNDEKMIRDFHEQMSEMLTVSGFKNIQTHDNPNKAPGLDIHEMGGVRMGKDPKTSLLNKWNQFHTCKNVFVTDGACMTSTSTQNPSLTFMAITARAANHAVEELRKGNL; translated from the coding sequence ATGTCTTTTTTAAATATAGATTCCGCTAAAGAACGCACGTTCGACGCCATTGTGGTTGGCTCGGGCATTAGTGGCGGCTGGGCCGCCAAAGAATTAACCGGCAAAGGCTTACGCACGCTCGTTCTGGAACGTGGCCGCGACGTAAAGCACGTTACCGACTACCCAACCACCATGATGCAGCCCTGGGAATTTCAGCATGGCGGCCAGCTTACCAAAGAGTATCGCGACGCCAACCCCATTGCCAGCCGCTGCTACGCAAACCGGGAGGATGCCAACCATTTCTTCGTCAAAGACGCCGAGCATCCTTATGTGCAGGAGAAGCCTTTCGACTGGATTCGGGGCTACCAGGTGGGCGGAAAATCGCTGATGTGGGCGCGGGGTACGCAACGCTGGTCGCAGTACGATTTTGAGGGTCCGGCGCGCGACGGATTCGCCGTGGAGTGGCCCATTGGTTACGCCGATATTGCCCCCTGGTACAGTTACGTCGAAAAGTTCGCCGGGATTTCGGGGAATAAAGACGGCCTGCCGCAACTGCCCGACGGCGAGTTTTTACCTCCGCATGAGCAGTCGTGCGTGGAAAAGCACTTCACCGAGCAGATGGCGAAGCATTACAACGGTACGCGCCCCATCATTATCGGACGTTGCGCGCACCTGACCAAGCCTCAGCCGATCCATTTACAGCAGGGCCGGGGTCAGTGTCAGAATCGTTCGTTATGCCAGCGGGGCTGCCCCTACGGTGGCTATTTCAGCAGTAACTCCTCTACCCTGCCCTGGGCCGCCAAAACCGGCAAACTGACGCTCCGCCCCGACTCGGTCGTGCATTCGATCATCTTCGACGAAAAGAAAAACAAGGCTACGGGCGTTCGGGTCATTGACGCACATACGAAAGAAATGACGGAGTATTACGCCAAAATCATCTTCGTCAATGCAGCCTGCCTGAATACCAACCTGGTGCTGCTGAATTCCAAATCGAACCGGTTCCCGAACGGACTGGGTAATGACAACGGCCTGCTGGGCAAATACGTAGCATTCCACAACTTCCGCACAGGGATCTCGGCCGAGCACGATGGTTTTCAGGATACGACCACCGAAGGCATCCGCCCGAATAGCAGCTACATTCCCCGCTTCCGGAACGTATTCAAGCAGGAAACGACCGGTCCGGGGTCCCGGTTCCTGCGCGGTTATGCGGCCGGTTTCGGTTCCAGCCGGGCGACCGATGTCGATACGTCGGGCATGGGCGAAGACCTGAAAAACAGCCTGATGCAGCCCAAGTACGGCAACTGGCGGGTAAGCTCCCACATGATGGGCGAAACCATCCCGAAAGAAAGTAACTTCGTAGCGCTGGATTCCAGCCTGACCGATGCCTGGGGGATTCCGCAGTTGAAAATCTCGGTGGCTTACGACGATAACGACGAGAAGATGATCCGGGATTTCCACGAGCAGATGAGCGAAATGCTGACGGTTTCCGGCTTCAAAAACATCCAGACCCACGACAACCCGAATAAAGCGCCGGGACTGGATATTCACGAGATGGGTGGTGTTCGGATGGGTAAAGACCCCAAAACCTCGCTGCTCAATAAGTGGAACCAGTTCCATACCTGCAAAAACGTTTTCGTGACGGATGGGGCCTGCATGACCTCGACCTCGACGCAGAACCCGTCGCTGACCTTTATGGCCATTACGGCCCGGGCCGCCAACCATGCAGTTGAAGAACTTCGGAAAGGGAATCTATAA